A genomic region of Methanobacterium sp. SMA-27 contains the following coding sequences:
- a CDS encoding triphosphoribosyl-dephospho-CoA synthase: MDPDFIAKTAQIASVLEVSGHPKPGNVHRTRDFPDMVFEDFLISGVVIGDTMKKAAKRGFKYNKKDSLDKIEIGKLIKEGVLETDKWIANNTNLGIIMLLTPLSAAAGMSSNVDELQNNVDNIIRNTTPYDAANLYDAINIADAGGMGEREDLDVGSNDAKNELIDKNINMYDVLDLSSQWDMLAFELTRTMPITFEIGYPTYKGVKDTNGINNATVQTFLTILSIYADTLISRKYGSEIAQKVSEDANMIISEGGILSDEGRDMLNKFDQDLIEKSLNPGTTADLTASSVMVALLDEYNDNF; encoded by the coding sequence TTGGATCCTGATTTCATTGCAAAAACAGCACAGATTGCATCTGTATTAGAGGTTAGTGGACATCCTAAACCTGGTAATGTTCACAGAACACGCGATTTTCCAGATATGGTATTTGAAGACTTTTTAATAAGTGGTGTTGTAATTGGTGACACCATGAAAAAAGCTGCCAAAAGAGGATTTAAATATAATAAAAAAGATTCCTTGGATAAAATTGAGATAGGTAAATTAATAAAGGAAGGTGTGCTTGAAACAGATAAATGGATAGCCAACAACACCAATCTTGGGATTATAATGCTTTTAACACCCTTGTCAGCAGCCGCAGGAATGAGCAGCAATGTTGATGAGCTCCAAAATAATGTGGATAACATCATAAGAAACACAACTCCATATGATGCTGCAAATCTATATGATGCAATCAACATAGCAGATGCCGGTGGTATGGGAGAAAGGGAAGATTTAGATGTTGGAAGCAATGATGCCAAGAATGAACTCATTGATAAAAATATAAACATGTACGATGTGCTTGATCTATCCTCCCAATGGGACATGCTTGCATTTGAACTTACAAGAACCATGCCCATTACATTTGAAATTGGATATCCTACATACAAAGGAGTTAAAGATACCAATGGCATAAACAATGCAACAGTACAAACATTTTTAACAATACTGTCAATATATGCCGACACATTAATATCCAGGAAATATGGTTCTGAAATAGCTCAAAAGGTTTCTGAAGATGCAAATATGATAATATCTGAAGGCGGAATCTTATCAGATGAAGGTCGGGATATGTTAAATAAATTCGACCAAGATCTAATTGAAAAAAGTTTAAATCCTGGTACAACAGCTGATCTGACTGCATCCTCGGTAATGGTTGCTCTTCTTGATGAATATAATGATAATTTTTAG
- the hemB gene encoding porphobilinogen synthase, producing MEFPVTRMRRLRKNHNIRTILTETKLNPEDFVYPMFVKEGLEDGQKEHIDTMPGQYRYSINDIVEKASKLEEIGLSSVLLFGMPLLKDDKGSMAYNKEGIVQQAVRRLKKETDLVVITDVCMCQYTSHGHCGIIRDDEIINDETLNYLSKIALSHAEAGADIVAPSDMMDGRVGAIRKTLDLNGHYDTIIMSYSAKYSSSFYAPFRDAVCSAPCFGDRKSYQMNPSNTSEALREVKMDIDEGADIVMIKPAMPYLDIIKGVKDEFNMPTAAYQVSGEYSMLMAGINAGYITKESIYESLQSIKRAGADLIITHFAPEFLEGSI from the coding sequence ATGGAATTTCCAGTTACAAGAATGAGAAGATTAAGGAAAAATCATAACATTCGAACTATACTTACAGAAACCAAGCTGAATCCAGAGGATTTTGTTTATCCTATGTTTGTGAAAGAAGGACTTGAAGATGGTCAGAAGGAACATATTGACACAATGCCTGGTCAGTACAGGTACTCTATAAATGATATAGTAGAAAAAGCCTCTAAACTCGAAGAAATAGGATTATCCTCTGTACTTCTCTTTGGAATGCCACTATTAAAGGATGATAAGGGTTCAATGGCATATAATAAGGAGGGAATAGTTCAACAAGCTGTTAGAAGACTTAAAAAAGAAACGGATCTTGTTGTGATCACAGATGTGTGTATGTGCCAATATACTTCCCATGGTCACTGTGGAATAATACGTGATGACGAAATAATTAATGATGAAACCCTTAACTATCTTTCAAAAATAGCATTAAGCCATGCTGAGGCAGGTGCAGACATAGTCGCACCTTCAGATATGATGGATGGAAGAGTTGGAGCTATAAGAAAGACTTTGGATTTGAATGGCCACTACGATACAATAATCATGTCTTATTCTGCTAAATATTCATCATCATTTTATGCACCTTTCAGGGATGCTGTGTGTTCTGCCCCATGTTTTGGTGATAGAAAATCCTATCAGATGAATCCATCCAACACAAGTGAAGCACTAAGAGAAGTAAAAATGGATATTGACGAAGGTGCTGATATTGTAATGATAAAACCTGCAATGCCTTATCTTGACATTATTAAAGGTGTTAAAGATGAATTTAACATGCCCACAGCGGCTTATCAAGTGAGTGGAGAGTATTCAATGTTAATGGCCGGCATAAATGCGGGATATATTACAAAAGAATCAATCTATGAATCTCTTCAATCAATCAAAAGGGCAGGTGCTGATCTTATTATTACTCATTTTGCACCTGAATTTTTGGAAGGAAGCATTTAA
- a CDS encoding endonuclease III domain-containing protein, which yields MTTKVGEDIKLIFSKLYYQYGPQGWWPLINYEGSNTTKTGATKGYHPLNYDLPKTRDEIYEIILGTILTQNTAWTSAEKALLNLNNLNAINPEKLLSLGDDTFKKAIRCAGFLNQKAKYIKAVTNFYISLEGTIPTRDELLRVKGVGNETADSILLYAYKQSEFVVDAYTKRIFIHKGIIKENDNYNKIKYVFESNLEPKISIYNEYHALIIEHAKRYYSKKPYGNQDNLL from the coding sequence ATGACAACAAAAGTGGGGGAAGATATTAAATTGATCTTCTCCAAACTATATTATCAATACGGCCCACAGGGATGGTGGCCATTAATCAATTATGAAGGTTCAAATACAACTAAAACAGGTGCAACAAAAGGGTATCATCCTCTAAATTATGATCTACCCAAAACAAGAGATGAAATATATGAAATCATTCTAGGTACAATCCTAACACAAAATACAGCATGGACATCCGCTGAAAAAGCATTGTTAAATCTAAACAATTTAAATGCAATAAATCCTGAAAAATTACTATCATTGGGAGATGATACCTTCAAAAAGGCCATAAGATGTGCGGGATTTCTCAATCAGAAGGCAAAATATATAAAAGCTGTTACAAATTTTTATATTTCATTGGAGGGTACTATTCCAACAAGAGATGAACTGCTAAGAGTAAAGGGTGTAGGGAATGAAACAGCAGATTCAATCTTACTCTATGCCTATAAACAATCCGAATTTGTTGTTGATGCCTACACAAAAAGAATTTTCATACATAAAGGTATAATCAAAGAGAATGACAACTACAATAAGATCAAATATGTTTTTGAATCAAATTTAGAACCTAAAATTAGTATTTATAATGAATATCATGCCTTAATTATTGAACATGCTAAAAGATATTACAGTAAAAAACCCTATGGAAATCAGGATAATCTACTGTAA
- the aroC gene encoding chorismate synthase, protein MSGNKIGKMFNVTTFGSSHGKALGAIVDGCPAGLEISDKNIQIELDKRRPGTSNITTSRGEKDEVNVLSGLFNGKTDGTPITAVVYNRDMDSSAYENLKNNPRPGHGDYTWKARYGAYDYRGGGRGSGRTTIGHVIGGAVAKKLLDTMNIKVLSHVIQVGNIKATKMELNEIEANVGLNSVRCADLEAAPRMEALILHLKETGESVGGIVETIVSNAPAGLGEPVFNKLDSDIAQILMGIGSVKGVEIGIGFKAAELKGSQMNDGFCIDDEAIKTRTNNAGGILGGMSTGMPITVRMAVKPTPSISQIQKTVDLKTMKDTEIKIDGRHDPCICPRITPVAEASVSIIIADHLIRAGYINPCKLNPKK, encoded by the coding sequence ATGTCAGGAAATAAGATAGGAAAAATGTTCAACGTCACAACCTTTGGTTCAAGCCATGGTAAAGCTCTAGGAGCTATTGTAGATGGTTGCCCTGCAGGTCTTGAGATTTCAGATAAGAATATTCAGATAGAACTCGATAAAAGAAGACCAGGCACCAGCAATATCACAACCTCAAGGGGAGAAAAGGATGAAGTAAATGTTTTATCAGGTTTATTTAATGGAAAAACAGATGGTACACCAATTACTGCTGTTGTGTACAACCGAGACATGGATTCATCAGCATATGAAAATCTTAAAAATAATCCTAGACCGGGGCATGGTGACTACACATGGAAAGCACGATACGGTGCATACGATTACAGGGGAGGGGGACGTGGAAGCGGAAGAACAACCATAGGGCATGTTATTGGAGGAGCAGTAGCAAAGAAACTTCTTGATACAATGAACATTAAGGTTTTATCTCATGTAATCCAAGTGGGAAATATTAAAGCCACTAAAATGGAATTAAATGAAATTGAAGCAAATGTAGGTCTAAATTCGGTTAGATGTGCTGACTTAGAAGCAGCACCCCGTATGGAAGCATTGATTCTTCACCTTAAAGAAACAGGCGAATCAGTTGGGGGTATTGTTGAAACTATAGTTTCAAATGCTCCAGCAGGGCTTGGTGAACCAGTTTTTAATAAACTTGATTCTGATATTGCACAAATCCTAATGGGAATAGGATCCGTTAAAGGTGTTGAAATAGGCATAGGCTTTAAAGCAGCAGAATTAAAAGGTTCACAAATGAATGATGGGTTTTGCATTGATGATGAGGCAATAAAAACAAGAACTAATAATGCAGGAGGTATCCTCGGAGGTATGTCTACAGGAATGCCAATTACAGTTCGTATGGCTGTTAAACCAACCCCATCTATCTCTCAAATTCAGAAAACAGTTGATCTAAAGACAATGAAAGATACAGAGATAAAGATAGATGGTAGACATGATCCATGTATCTGTCCGAGAATTACACCTGTTGCAGAGGCATCTGTATCCATAATCATTGCAGACCATCTTATTAGAGCAGGTTACATAAATCCATGTAAATTGAATCCAAAAAAATAG
- a CDS encoding CPBP family intramembrane glutamic endopeptidase: MKININWKLFGILLITTVITTLMVLPYTLALSPALAEVFTPLVLIAQLIQTLVIFSIAIFIGLILAKRVGFKLPILEGWLEGKEIRSYFKSILGISIGLGVFAGVIIILVSFIFTPVSSIFQNAEISVPLWKGFLASFYGGIAEEILLRLFLMTLIVWIIFKIKKTADRKPTDSGIWLAIIISAVIFGLGHLPITGTITSITPLIVVRAILLNGIGGIIFGWLYWKKGLESAMIGHFSADIVLHVIFPFVLTLLI; the protein is encoded by the coding sequence ATGAAAATTAATATCAACTGGAAATTATTTGGTATTCTCCTTATTACAACTGTTATTACAACTTTAATGGTTTTACCATACACATTAGCTCTAAGTCCAGCTTTAGCAGAAGTTTTCACACCGTTAGTTTTAATTGCCCAATTAATTCAGACATTGGTTATATTCTCAATTGCCATATTCATTGGTTTAATTCTGGCTAAAAGAGTTGGATTTAAATTGCCTATATTGGAGGGTTGGTTGGAAGGTAAAGAAATAAGATCTTATTTTAAATCAATATTAGGCATTTCCATCGGTCTTGGAGTTTTTGCAGGTGTAATAATTATTTTAGTAAGTTTCATTTTTACACCGGTATCAAGTATTTTTCAGAATGCAGAAATATCTGTCCCACTATGGAAAGGGTTTTTAGCTTCTTTTTATGGAGGCATAGCAGAAGAAATATTGCTTAGATTATTCTTAATGACTTTAATTGTTTGGATAATTTTTAAAATTAAAAAAACCGCAGATAGAAAACCAACTGATTCTGGTATTTGGTTAGCAATAATTATCTCAGCAGTTATATTTGGTCTAGGACATCTGCCCATAACTGGAACTATAACTTCAATTACTCCTTTAATAGTTGTTAGAGCCATTTTACTCAATGGAATTGGTGGAATAATATTCGGATGGCTTTACTGGAAGAAAGGATTAGAATCTGCAATGATAGGCCATTTCTCAGCAGATATAGTATTACATGTTATTTTTCCATTTGTATTAACTCTGTTAATATAA
- a CDS encoding helix-turn-helix transcriptional regulator, translating to MKNKLKVYRAMHDLTQEDLAQELKVTRQTIIAIEKHKYDPSLGLAFKIARFFKVRIEDIFLDDE from the coding sequence ATGAAAAATAAATTAAAAGTTTATAGAGCAATGCATGACCTAACACAAGAGGATTTAGCACAGGAGCTTAAAGTAACTAGACAAACTATCATTGCTATTGAAAAGCATAAATATGATCCTTCGTTAGGTCTGGCCTTTAAAATAGCCAGATTTTTTAAAGTACGGATAGAGGATATATTCCTTGATGATGAATAA
- a CDS encoding DUF2178 domain-containing protein — protein sequence MNQKTLRNILITTSAIQTVLWVTGLILANVTLVILALIITMAVLPIVYIHRDNIGEMFQRDKDKIMEDERTQLINEKSSTMTLGALLGTIIYVGFILVSLRNIYPEFLLTGYVLLITALYGLILNIISRTYYKRKY from the coding sequence ATGAATCAAAAAACTTTAAGAAATATACTAATCACAACATCGGCAATTCAAACAGTTTTATGGGTTACAGGATTAATATTGGCAAATGTTACACTAGTAATACTGGCACTAATAATTACAATGGCAGTATTACCTATAGTTTACATCCACAGAGATAATATTGGAGAGATGTTTCAAAGGGACAAAGATAAAATTATGGAAGATGAGAGAACCCAACTGATCAATGAAAAATCTTCGACTATGACTTTAGGAGCATTACTTGGGACGATAATATATGTAGGATTTATTTTAGTCTCCCTGAGAAATATTTATCCTGAATTCCTATTAACAGGTTACGTTTTATTAATAACAGCATTATATGGCCTCATATTAAACATTATATCACGTACATACTATAAACGGAAATATTAA